The region TTCAGTTCTAGAATCAATTTCCAATTGATCCAAGAAAAGGCTCAATCTTACGATGAGCTCTATGAAAAATGCAAAAAAATTGCATGGGAACAATGGATTGCCACTGAGCATAGCTTTCGGATCGATGCACAAACAAAAGATTCTCTTGGCAACTCTCAATTCGCCGTACACAAATTAAAGGATGCAATTTTAGATCGTTTCCGTGAAAAAAAAGTCCCTTTGCCGAATATTGACAAAAGGATTGCAGATATAACGATAGTTATTCGCTCTTTTTTAGATAAATTCAGTATCGAAATCTCTCTTACGGGCGAGTCAATTGGCCGAAGAGGATATCGTGTGGATGCTGGTAAAGCTCCAGTCCGCGAACCGATTGCCCAAGCTATGTTGCACCTTGGAGGTTGGAAACCTGGTGAACTTTTAGTAGACCCCATGTGTGGCTCAGGAACGATTTTAATCGAAGCTGCTCTCTACCAAAAATTAAATGGAGAAATCAACCGGTTTATTCTAGAAGAATCTCCAACCTTTCAGCTCTTATTTCCAGAATATGAATTCTCACAGATTCTTCAAACAAAACCTAAGGAAGCCTTGTTCTTTGGATACGATATCGATCCAGAATCGATTCGGATCGCCAAGGAGAATGCTTATGAAGCAGGTGTTGAAGATTGGATTTTATTTGAAGTACAAGATGTACTACAATTAAAAAACTCCTTCAAAAAACCTGGTTTTCTCGTAACGAACCCTCCGTATGGAGAGAGGATTGGAAAACCAATAGATAATCTTCGAGAATTTTATTTTCAGTTAGGAAAGCATTTAAAAAATTATTTTCCTGCTTGGAGATTGAGTTTATTGTGTGGTGAATTTTCACTTTTGGGAAAGCTAAACATGAAAGAGGAGTCACATCTACCCCTAAAACATGCCAATCTTAAAGCAAAAATTGTCCAATACCAAATCCGAAACTTAACGAGCTAAGGGCATGGAATCAAAAGATATCCTAGCAAAGGTTTTCGAAATCACAAGAGATCCGAGAGATGGACTCCATTTCTTACAGGAATTTAAGTCACTCTCGCCAGAATCTTTTGCCTTACTCTATGCAGATACAAATACAATATTCGAATGTTCGGAGGCACTTTTTTCTGATATCAAACTATTGTCGCGTTTGGACTTATACCCTGTTGTTTTTTTAGAAGAGGAATCATTTGAATATATCAAATTATTCTTCCAGTCATCCAAATTCCAGGACAATAGAGGGATTGGCTTTGCTTTTGAAGTGATTCCTGATGAAGGTGATTATCTTGGTAATGTAAAATCTTCCATTCGCTCCAAGAAAATTCCCGTCATATTATGGCAAAAGAAAGAGATTGGGCTCGTAGATTCTGTCTATCAGATTATCAATGCACTTCAGATCAATAAGGTTATCCAACTACACCATGAAGGGCCCATCTATGAAGAAGATAGTGGTAAAGTAATATCTCTCATCCCAACTGGCGAGGCATTAGAAAGATACAAATCTAATTTTGCCATTGAAGAATCAAACCGTGATTTGCATTTCATACAATTTGCCGAAAAACTCATCGAACTAAAAAATGACCCTCGATTTTCTGTTGTTTTGACTTCACCTTATACATTATTACGGGAGTTATTTACTGTTAAGGGAAGTGGGACCCTAGTCAAAAAAGAAAACAAAATTTATAAATTCACACAACTCAGCGAGGTAGATACAAAAAAACTATTTCAATTGATTGAAACTAGTTTTAGAAAAAGGATTAGCCCACACTTTTTAGCATCTCACTTTGACCTTCTCTATTTAGAAGAAAACTACCAGGGCTGCGCTTGGTTAAATAAAACCCAGTACGGTTACTTGTTATCCAAATTTGCAGTGAACGAAACTGCGCGGGGTGCAGGTGTCGGACGAGATATTTGGGATTTGATTTCAGTCGAAGCTATCCCCTTGTTTTGGCGATCTAAAACAACGAATACGATCAACAAATGGTACATGAAAGTTGCGCAAGGCATTGAAAAAGATGAGCAATGGTATTACTATTGGTTAGGTTTAGATCGCAAATTGATTCCAAACGTGATCGAACATTTAAAGACTATGCCAGAAGATTTTATTGCCCCATGAATCCAGTTTTTTTTTACGATGGCTCC is a window of Leptospira ryugenii DNA encoding:
- a CDS encoding THUMP domain-containing class I SAM-dependent RNA methyltransferase — protein: MIQEKAQSYDELYEKCKKIAWEQWIATEHSFRIDAQTKDSLGNSQFAVHKLKDAILDRFREKKVPLPNIDKRIADITIVIRSFLDKFSIEISLTGESIGRRGYRVDAGKAPVREPIAQAMLHLGGWKPGELLVDPMCGSGTILIEAALYQKLNGEINRFILEESPTFQLLFPEYEFSQILQTKPKEALFFGYDIDPESIRIAKENAYEAGVEDWILFEVQDVLQLKNSFKKPGFLVTNPPYGERIGKPIDNLREFYFQLGKHLKNYFPAWRLSLLCGEFSLLGKLNMKEESHLPLKHANLKAKIVQYQIRNLTS
- a CDS encoding acetylglutamate kinase; its protein translation is MESKDILAKVFEITRDPRDGLHFLQEFKSLSPESFALLYADTNTIFECSEALFSDIKLLSRLDLYPVVFLEEESFEYIKLFFQSSKFQDNRGIGFAFEVIPDEGDYLGNVKSSIRSKKIPVILWQKKEIGLVDSVYQIINALQINKVIQLHHEGPIYEEDSGKVISLIPTGEALERYKSNFAIEESNRDLHFIQFAEKLIELKNDPRFSVVLTSPYTLLRELFTVKGSGTLVKKENKIYKFTQLSEVDTKKLFQLIETSFRKRISPHFLASHFDLLYLEENYQGCAWLNKTQYGYLLSKFAVNETARGAGVGRDIWDLISVEAIPLFWRSKTTNTINKWYMKVAQGIEKDEQWYYYWLGLDRKLIPNVIEHLKTMPEDFIAP